One genomic window of Polyangium aurulentum includes the following:
- a CDS encoding DUF2961 domain-containing protein: MGTHCKTRGVLAAWRNFCVRKARRDLLRAALAILPFTPAAPIPPVLDDLLTFHPGWVTRSLTTHDPRGDNADGFRPGLAMEGDHRIVFHARGEGRIARIWMTTLREDLERGDHELWIETDGHTVYRGSLRDFFEGRGGWSSPLVMGYAQSSGGLTSYVPFAWSRSAKIRMRGGLVYSQITYRQGPGSAAGPTPEALASFMTEDWTAALPAVEPRSALQAGAPLVLATGPATVSQVHVQLPADHLKDLAVRIGDQPPVPASFFFGLASDGAEPDGGWTSFRSALHAAWAPASDGMGRLATRLPIPLSEGETLALEPSPGATVNRLSAGVLLAPARPAARLLAQYRDQQAPGRETSMPVFESDAPLQFVALIENLGGGRPGDRSYLEGDEIIRTDGMRLPLQIGTGTEDYFNGGWYFQDVHANPFSGQHRLVVRDPEDGWRRARFEHSLYRLHVADPIVSRSGTRFGFEAGPTGAYAPLRVRSLGLAYTFPDVRALGERAISLAGTHGARSAVDAERSEPAREFPIRAHRSKTRIGFACPSADTRAVLLLRTYSQARAPQEAQVRLDGRDVGVFHEPYANAARSMAEDALWIELLPDECQKGRLFLEIDARQSPAPFSESSYRLRFFAGPGAPEVTQGPLVQILDTASLPEGRHYVNDHSMVRMPDASWLLTGIFNREPYGAREERAFVRATAPPSGPARWYEAAAPSFTVTPERVTLRAAPDEPWIWAPHVARDRDGSLVMIYHVGSKNGDRARFRLARSRDGVHWTREAGTLFEDICVARDPMLVRFGALWSVYYTRCASKASRASGVAYRTSLDLVHWGPPSMALTLTAARRDSGHTESPFVFARKGWFYLTVTSYPTGWDATFLYRSRSPFAFPPRPLARLNAHAAEWVVEEEGAGAGRLFFTHAGAGGGGVWMRELSGL, translated from the coding sequence GTGGGCACCCATTGCAAAACTCGCGGCGTCCTTGCCGCGTGGCGGAATTTCTGCGTCCGAAAAGCGCGCCGGGATCTCCTCCGTGCGGCGCTCGCCATTCTGCCATTCACGCCTGCGGCGCCCATCCCTCCGGTCCTCGACGATCTCCTGACGTTCCACCCGGGCTGGGTCACGCGCAGCCTCACCACCCACGATCCCAGGGGCGACAACGCGGATGGTTTTCGCCCGGGGCTCGCGATGGAGGGCGATCATCGAATCGTCTTCCACGCGCGCGGCGAGGGGAGAATCGCGCGAATCTGGATGACGACGCTTCGCGAGGACCTCGAGCGGGGGGATCACGAGCTCTGGATCGAGACCGACGGGCACACCGTGTATCGCGGGAGCCTGCGCGATTTCTTCGAAGGCCGCGGCGGGTGGTCCTCTCCGCTCGTGATGGGATACGCGCAAAGCTCCGGCGGTCTCACGAGCTACGTCCCGTTCGCTTGGTCCCGCAGCGCCAAGATTCGCATGAGGGGAGGCCTCGTTTATTCGCAGATCACCTACCGCCAGGGCCCAGGCTCCGCTGCGGGTCCGACACCCGAGGCGCTCGCGTCGTTCATGACCGAGGACTGGACCGCCGCCCTGCCCGCGGTCGAGCCCCGGAGCGCATTGCAAGCGGGTGCGCCGCTCGTGCTGGCGACGGGCCCCGCGACCGTATCCCAGGTGCACGTCCAGCTCCCCGCCGACCATTTGAAGGACCTCGCCGTACGCATCGGCGATCAGCCGCCCGTGCCCGCGTCGTTCTTTTTCGGGCTCGCCAGCGACGGCGCCGAGCCCGATGGCGGCTGGACGAGCTTCCGCAGCGCGCTGCACGCGGCGTGGGCGCCTGCATCCGATGGAATGGGCCGGCTCGCGACGAGGCTTCCGATTCCGCTCTCCGAGGGCGAGACGCTCGCGCTCGAGCCTTCCCCCGGCGCCACCGTGAACCGCCTCTCGGCGGGAGTCCTCCTCGCGCCCGCGCGCCCGGCGGCGCGGCTCCTGGCGCAATACCGCGATCAGCAGGCCCCCGGCCGCGAGACCTCGATGCCCGTCTTCGAGAGCGACGCACCCCTTCAATTCGTCGCCTTGATCGAGAACCTCGGCGGCGGGCGGCCCGGCGATCGATCCTACCTCGAGGGCGACGAGATCATCCGGACCGACGGCATGAGACTCCCATTGCAGATCGGGACGGGCACGGAGGACTATTTCAACGGCGGCTGGTACTTCCAGGACGTCCACGCGAATCCCTTCAGCGGCCAGCACCGATTGGTCGTGCGCGACCCCGAGGACGGATGGAGGCGGGCGCGGTTCGAGCATTCCCTGTACAGGCTCCACGTCGCCGACCCCATCGTGAGCCGCTCCGGGACGCGCTTCGGGTTCGAGGCGGGCCCGACCGGCGCCTATGCTCCCCTGCGGGTCCGCTCGCTCGGCCTCGCGTACACGTTCCCCGATGTTCGCGCCCTCGGGGAGCGGGCCATTTCGCTCGCGGGGACGCACGGGGCGCGCTCGGCGGTCGACGCGGAGCGCTCCGAGCCCGCGCGGGAGTTTCCGATCCGCGCGCATCGCAGCAAGACCCGCATTGGCTTCGCGTGCCCGTCCGCGGATACACGCGCGGTCTTGCTCCTCCGCACGTACAGCCAGGCACGCGCCCCGCAGGAGGCGCAGGTGCGGCTCGACGGGCGTGACGTCGGGGTTTTCCACGAGCCCTACGCGAATGCCGCTCGCTCGATGGCCGAGGACGCGCTCTGGATCGAGCTGCTCCCCGACGAATGCCAGAAAGGCAGGCTCTTCCTCGAGATCGACGCCAGGCAATCCCCTGCGCCCTTCAGCGAGAGCAGCTATCGCCTCCGTTTCTTCGCCGGCCCGGGCGCGCCGGAGGTCACGCAGGGCCCGCTCGTCCAGATCCTCGATACCGCGAGCTTGCCGGAAGGCCGCCATTACGTGAACGATCACTCGATGGTGCGGATGCCCGATGCGTCGTGGCTGCTCACGGGCATCTTCAACCGCGAGCCGTATGGAGCGCGGGAAGAGCGCGCGTTCGTTCGGGCAACCGCTCCCCCGTCGGGCCCGGCGCGCTGGTACGAGGCCGCCGCGCCGAGCTTCACCGTCACCCCCGAGCGCGTCACCTTGCGTGCCGCCCCCGACGAGCCGTGGATCTGGGCGCCCCATGTCGCCCGCGACCGCGACGGCAGCCTGGTCATGATCTACCACGTGGGCTCGAAGAACGGGGATCGCGCGCGCTTTCGCCTCGCCCGATCGCGTGATGGCGTGCACTGGACGCGCGAGGCCGGGACGCTGTTCGAGGATATCTGCGTCGCCCGCGATCCGATGCTCGTCCGCTTCGGGGCTCTGTGGTCGGTGTATTACACGCGCTGCGCCTCGAAAGCGTCACGCGCGAGCGGGGTCGCATATCGCACGTCGCTCGACCTGGTCCACTGGGGCCCGCCGTCCATGGCATTGACCCTGACCGCTGCCAGGCGCGACAGCGGTCACACCGAGTCGCCCTTCGTGTTTGCGCGAAAGGGATGGTTCTATCTGACGGTCACCAGCTATCCCACGGGCTGGGACGCGACGTTCCTCTACCGATCGCGATCGCCCTTTGCGTTTCCACCGCGGCCGCTGGCGCGGCTGAACGCGCACGCGGCCGAGTGGGTGGTCGAAGAGGAGGGCGCTGGTGCGGGAAGGCTATTCTTCACGCACGCGGGGGCGGGCGGGGGAGGCGTGTGGATGCGGGAGCTTTCAGGCCTGTGA
- a CDS encoding MYXO-CTERM sorting domain-containing protein — protein sequence MRIKSARGRLALVIPCALPLFLGCSDPSREAAPPAPSAHAAAASVTPEFDADAVIRRVRLAFRADSGAFRGVGRRHEVRANAGGFSLAPRAPGRTAESATAAPLATVTTTGIERGGHALLQGAETRVDDAGRLIIDRGEVDEILENRDDGVELSYAFAHAPEGEGDLVVRLAIAGAEHAKDAGEESRFIHPATGRGIRVGQATWIDARGARTVVEASADAHGLSLRLPAEVLARSAYPAVLDPLVSAEIPLADPAYGPSPGEQNEPAIAFDGTNYLVAWSDLRSGQSDVMAARVSEDGKVLDLGGIMIASGPANQAGPTVSFDGKSYLVAWAEPFDFFDDSSTIADIRAARVALDGTVLDPNGFVVSDAPDAQVRPRAVFDGTNHFVAWLDKRGGSFGVYGARVSPAGAVLDPMGIEIAAAPAVNQTAPAVATDGTNVLVAWDKDGDIYGARVSQAGTVLDPAGIAIDTDAASDTRPALAFDGTNYLVAYTRDDAELLARRLAPDGTPVDSTPISVSTAPDYVGESSVAFDGTHFVLVWMQAMSPIYPLAIARIGTDGTLLDPGGKAFSKYFEHPGAALARGNSGLFAVYSANEEGEGREIYGARVAADASSLDPEGIVVATSVAARQSPGVAFDGTNYWIAWADQRTTTRAVYAMRVAPDGTVLDPAGILIGDAQNRDARTTLVWDGTNIVAVWLTYDCCGSADLFAARVSPEGVPLDAKPILIGLDGDLQMRFDAASDGAGNTVVVADNGYDVYTDLEVRRLDAQGTVSSFDVSVGMNLAEPSVTFDGTNYFFTWVSADSNEVYGARVGADGTLLDPGGIPIAQGLGVTGLQKQAAVGRTDDGVFVAFRGEKDGVHGLYGARVTSQGLLEVPQNPLIAQTQPANGRQEAVTFDGTNTLVVYTDGTGLMLDLYGAQIDKDGAAQPPFTISAEPQSELSPKVASEGNGHSMVVYERLAGATLTHARFVGEPKQGGGGSGGSGGSGGSAGMGGAGGGTGGAGGSIGMGGAGGAGGSSAEGGAGGAPGGGNPTDDDGCDCRAAGGHASDDAPLAMLGLGLALGALARRRRSQA from the coding sequence ATGCGCATCAAATCCGCCCGCGGTCGGCTCGCCCTCGTGATCCCCTGCGCGCTTCCGCTCTTCCTCGGCTGCTCCGACCCCTCGCGCGAAGCCGCGCCGCCCGCCCCGAGCGCGCACGCGGCAGCCGCCTCGGTCACGCCCGAATTCGACGCGGACGCGGTGATCCGGCGCGTGAGGCTCGCCTTCCGCGCCGACAGCGGCGCATTCCGCGGCGTCGGGCGCAGGCACGAGGTGAGGGCCAATGCGGGCGGGTTTTCGCTCGCGCCTCGCGCGCCGGGGCGGACCGCCGAGAGCGCGACGGCCGCGCCCCTGGCGACGGTGACCACGACCGGAATCGAGCGCGGCGGGCACGCGCTTCTGCAAGGTGCCGAGACGCGGGTCGATGACGCGGGGCGCTTGATCATCGATCGCGGCGAGGTGGACGAGATCCTCGAGAATCGCGACGACGGCGTCGAGCTGTCGTACGCGTTCGCGCACGCGCCCGAGGGCGAAGGGGATCTCGTCGTGCGACTCGCGATTGCGGGCGCCGAGCACGCAAAGGACGCGGGCGAGGAATCGCGCTTCATCCATCCCGCGACGGGGCGCGGAATCCGCGTCGGGCAGGCGACGTGGATCGACGCGCGCGGCGCGCGGACCGTCGTCGAGGCGAGCGCCGACGCCCATGGCCTGTCGCTGCGGCTGCCGGCCGAGGTGCTCGCGCGCTCGGCTTATCCGGCCGTGCTCGACCCGCTCGTGTCCGCCGAGATTCCGCTCGCCGATCCCGCCTACGGTCCATCCCCCGGCGAGCAGAACGAGCCAGCGATCGCATTCGATGGGACGAACTATCTCGTCGCCTGGTCGGATCTGCGCTCGGGACAATCCGATGTCATGGCCGCGCGCGTGTCCGAGGACGGGAAGGTGCTCGATCTCGGGGGTATCATGATCGCGAGCGGGCCGGCCAACCAGGCGGGCCCCACGGTGTCCTTCGATGGGAAAAGCTATCTCGTGGCGTGGGCCGAGCCGTTCGACTTCTTCGACGACAGCTCGACCATCGCCGACATCCGGGCTGCGCGTGTCGCGCTGGATGGGACGGTGCTCGACCCGAATGGGTTCGTGGTGAGCGATGCGCCGGATGCGCAGGTGCGGCCGAGAGCGGTCTTCGACGGCACCAACCATTTCGTGGCCTGGCTCGACAAACGGGGCGGGTCGTTCGGTGTGTACGGCGCGCGGGTCTCGCCGGCGGGCGCGGTGCTCGATCCGATGGGCATCGAGATCGCGGCGGCGCCCGCGGTCAATCAAACGGCCCCGGCGGTCGCCACTGATGGCACGAACGTGCTCGTCGCCTGGGACAAGGACGGCGACATCTACGGCGCGCGGGTCTCGCAGGCCGGCACGGTGCTCGATCCGGCGGGCATTGCCATTGACACGGACGCCGCATCCGATACGCGTCCCGCCCTCGCGTTCGACGGGACGAATTACCTCGTCGCCTACACCAGGGACGACGCCGAGCTGCTCGCGCGCCGCCTCGCGCCGGACGGGACGCCTGTCGATTCCACGCCGATCTCGGTGTCCACGGCGCCCGATTACGTCGGGGAATCCTCGGTCGCCTTCGATGGAACCCACTTCGTGCTGGTCTGGATGCAGGCCATGTCGCCGATCTATCCTCTCGCCATCGCGCGGATCGGCACGGACGGGACGCTGCTCGATCCGGGCGGCAAGGCGTTCTCGAAGTACTTCGAGCACCCCGGCGCTGCCCTTGCGCGAGGCAATTCGGGCCTGTTCGCGGTGTACTCCGCCAACGAGGAGGGGGAAGGCCGCGAGATCTACGGCGCTCGCGTCGCGGCGGACGCGTCGTCGCTCGACCCGGAGGGAATCGTCGTCGCCACGTCCGTCGCGGCTCGGCAATCGCCGGGTGTCGCATTCGACGGAACCAACTACTGGATCGCGTGGGCCGATCAGCGGACGACCACGCGCGCCGTCTATGCGATGCGGGTCGCTCCGGACGGCACCGTTCTCGATCCGGCGGGCATTCTCATCGGCGACGCGCAGAACCGGGACGCGCGGACGACCCTCGTATGGGACGGGACGAACATCGTGGCCGTGTGGCTGACATACGATTGCTGCGGGTCCGCCGACCTCTTCGCGGCGCGCGTGAGCCCGGAGGGGGTGCCGCTCGACGCGAAGCCGATCTTGATCGGGCTCGACGGTGATCTCCAGATGCGCTTCGACGCGGCCTCGGACGGGGCGGGCAACACGGTGGTGGTGGCCGACAATGGCTACGATGTTTACACCGATCTCGAGGTGCGGCGGCTCGACGCCCAGGGGACGGTCTCGTCCTTCGACGTGTCCGTGGGAATGAACCTCGCCGAGCCCTCGGTCACGTTCGACGGAACGAATTACTTCTTCACGTGGGTCTCCGCGGACTCGAACGAGGTCTACGGTGCCCGCGTCGGAGCGGACGGGACGCTGCTGGATCCGGGAGGTATCCCGATTGCGCAAGGGCTCGGCGTCACGGGCCTGCAAAAGCAGGCGGCGGTGGGGCGCACGGACGACGGCGTCTTCGTGGCCTTCCGCGGGGAAAAGGACGGGGTTCATGGGCTCTACGGCGCGCGGGTGACCTCGCAGGGCTTGCTGGAGGTCCCGCAAAACCCGCTCATCGCGCAGACGCAACCGGCGAACGGTCGGCAGGAAGCGGTGACGTTCGACGGGACGAATACGCTGGTCGTCTACACGGACGGTACGGGCCTCATGCTCGACCTGTATGGTGCGCAGATCGACAAGGACGGGGCTGCGCAGCCGCCGTTCACGATCTCGGCAGAGCCGCAGTCGGAGCTGTCGCCCAAGGTAGCGTCGGAGGGGAACGGGCACTCGATGGTGGTTTACGAGCGCCTGGCGGGTGCCACGCTGACGCATGCCAGGTTCGTCGGTGAACCGAAGCAGGGAGGCGGCGGCTCGGGCGGCTCGGGCGGCTCGGGCGGCAGCGCCGGAATGGGCGGTGCCGGCGGTGGAACCGGCGGCGCCGGTGGTAGCATTGGAATGGGCGGCGCGGGCGGCGCAGGCGGCTCGAGCGCCGAGGGTGGCGCCGGTGGAGCGCCCGGCGGTGGCAACCCGACCGACGACGACGGCTGCGATTGCCGGGCTGCGGGCGGCCATGCATCGGACGACGCACCGCTCGCCATGCTCGGGCTCGGCCTCGCGCTCGGGGCGCTCGCGCGGCGCAGGCGCTCACAGGCCTGA
- a CDS encoding alkaline phosphatase family protein, whose translation MSKEAAPRAHGAWFSLLPLTLAAGAASAITAAYVLGVYLPSFNTPRTALAGVPHPPARPAPPALARRVMLAMMDGLSFDLAHDLDELSDLRAAGAMRVLDPPFPTYTSPALVSFVTGLDPRDHGIRLNGQLTGVFGLDTVTRAAHDAGLAVTIARRGWEPFEEVMNPWREPQTPFPLRASPDAEVIPGWARYEHWMWERETGRAPERGLDLVYLPDADDAGHVHGAASSAYIAAAHRAGRLVERLARTLDLTKDALVIVSDHAHRAEGGHGGVEPEVRRAFFLGVGKPFQRGVTLDPRTPRDVASTLSLLAGLRVPTSNLGRPMLDALDLDDPARARAFAGPFAQAAHFACAIRRSPRCEEAGAITARLEAGDGAALAPAEALLDTIEGERVAENAQRASMASGGRWIAGALSLAFAGAVVVQRRREALRGLSRAMPIVLVHGATYVAVMGALGYRASFSSILSAYYNRHTSLAGSAALLATLLFAFFARPDRLAPWVLLLGTFLPVALLAAFVGANHAVLPPPAAGAVLLILAPVVLSASAASIAVRALAAARRD comes from the coding sequence ATGAGCAAAGAGGCCGCGCCGCGGGCGCATGGCGCCTGGTTTTCCCTCCTGCCCCTCACGCTCGCCGCAGGCGCGGCGTCGGCCATCACCGCGGCGTACGTGCTCGGCGTCTACCTGCCCTCGTTCAATACGCCGCGCACCGCGCTCGCCGGCGTCCCCCACCCACCCGCGCGCCCCGCGCCCCCCGCGCTCGCCCGCCGCGTGATGCTCGCCATGATGGACGGGCTCTCGTTCGACCTCGCCCACGATCTCGACGAGCTGTCCGATCTGCGCGCCGCAGGCGCCATGCGCGTGCTCGATCCGCCCTTCCCGACGTACACCTCGCCCGCGCTCGTCTCGTTCGTGACCGGCCTCGATCCGCGCGATCACGGCATTCGCTTGAACGGGCAGCTCACGGGCGTCTTCGGCCTCGATACGGTCACGCGCGCCGCCCACGACGCGGGCCTCGCCGTCACGATCGCGCGGCGCGGCTGGGAGCCGTTCGAGGAGGTCATGAATCCCTGGCGCGAGCCCCAGACGCCCTTTCCGCTGCGCGCCTCGCCCGACGCCGAGGTCATCCCGGGCTGGGCCCGCTACGAGCACTGGATGTGGGAGCGCGAGACGGGCCGCGCCCCCGAGCGCGGGCTCGATCTCGTCTACCTCCCCGACGCCGACGACGCCGGCCACGTCCACGGCGCCGCCTCCTCCGCATACATCGCGGCCGCTCATCGCGCGGGCAGGCTCGTCGAGAGGCTCGCCCGGACGCTCGATCTCACGAAGGACGCGCTCGTCATCGTCTCCGATCACGCCCACCGCGCCGAGGGCGGCCACGGGGGCGTCGAGCCCGAGGTCCGGCGCGCTTTCTTTCTCGGCGTCGGCAAGCCTTTCCAGCGCGGCGTCACCCTCGATCCGCGCACCCCGCGCGACGTCGCCTCCACGCTGTCGCTCCTCGCGGGGCTGCGCGTGCCCACCTCGAACCTCGGCCGCCCCATGCTCGACGCGCTCGACCTCGACGACCCCGCGCGCGCCCGGGCATTCGCGGGCCCGTTTGCCCAGGCTGCACATTTCGCTTGCGCCATCCGCAGGTCGCCGCGCTGCGAGGAGGCAGGCGCCATCACCGCGCGCCTCGAGGCGGGAGACGGCGCCGCGCTCGCCCCGGCCGAGGCGCTGCTCGATACGATCGAGGGCGAGCGCGTCGCGGAAAACGCGCAGCGGGCGTCGATGGCGAGCGGGGGGCGGTGGATCGCCGGTGCGCTCTCGCTTGCCTTCGCGGGAGCCGTGGTCGTCCAGCGCCGTCGCGAGGCTTTGCGGGGGCTGTCGCGCGCGATGCCCATCGTGCTCGTGCACGGCGCGACGTACGTGGCCGTGATGGGCGCTCTCGGCTATCGCGCCAGCTTCAGCAGCATCCTGAGCGCCTACTACAATCGCCACACCTCCCTCGCCGGCTCCGCGGCGCTCCTGGCGACGCTCCTCTTCGCTTTCTTCGCCCGCCCCGATCGGCTCGCGCCCTGGGTGCTCCTCCTCGGCACGTTCCTCCCCGTCGCGCTTCTCGCGGCATTCGTTGGGGCAAACCACGCGGTCCTTCCGCCGCCTGCCGCAGGGGCGGTCCTGCTCATCCTCGCGCCGGTCGTCCTCAGCGCCTCGGCCGCCTCGATCGCGGTGCGCGCGCTCGCCGCAGCCCGGCGCGATTGA
- a CDS encoding HYR domain-containing protein, protein MNTSIHSQLDRVHSFVGRRRIVLPFLLLGLLQGCAAAAPEEGGEDPGSAEQAFSVGNKGGFVIVSGDDADDSGHCHGKACGGIYVEFLKRAVLASKTAGTGILAIGVNGSYAKQGLESWNDPLNGGPGAAITYVTATAAIESEDFSKYAVIYIPSAGLETSGGISSAQVTSLNKRQPDIASFVNMQGGSLVALTQASLQNGWGFLPIALTTQHTSFDKASPTADLLEFAPNVTSALLSHCCYHNVFTGPAGYSGLKVLATHDSGGAYANMPVILGGLSVVITAEICNDGKDNDGDGNADGADQDCWVCGDGDIDPPEQCDDGKDPNGPCSDSCTLNNQPPVAVCQDVTTCNDAGLCSAAVGSLGAGSSDPNGDPLTISQSPAGPYAVGTHSVQVSVSDGSATATCGVTVNVNDCEPPAITCPASFSVECASNGQAPVTPPPASATDNCSASVTGPAAGSFPVGSTQLTYTAIDPAGNQASCNATVEVVDTTPPQVSVGNTPTLWAPNHKREEVSLADCGIVVQDGCGGTIDPATANATITCVTSDEPVNTRGDGNTDPDIVIIDGDTVALRPERMGNGDGRVYQIHFQVTDAAGNVAQGVCPVSVPHGRNGEPAVDSGDTYQVCTQ, encoded by the coding sequence ATGAATACTTCGATCCATTCGCAGCTCGATCGCGTTCATTCCTTCGTGGGGCGTCGCAGGATCGTGCTTCCTTTTCTTCTGCTCGGGCTCTTGCAGGGGTGCGCGGCGGCGGCGCCCGAGGAGGGCGGGGAGGATCCGGGCAGCGCCGAGCAGGCGTTCAGCGTGGGAAACAAGGGCGGCTTCGTGATCGTGTCGGGCGACGACGCGGATGACTCGGGCCATTGCCACGGCAAGGCGTGCGGCGGCATTTACGTCGAGTTCCTGAAGCGGGCGGTGCTCGCGTCGAAGACGGCAGGCACGGGCATCCTCGCCATCGGCGTCAACGGCTCCTACGCGAAGCAGGGCCTCGAGAGCTGGAACGACCCGCTCAACGGCGGCCCCGGCGCGGCGATCACGTACGTCACCGCGACGGCCGCGATCGAGAGCGAAGATTTCTCGAAGTATGCCGTGATCTACATCCCGTCCGCGGGCCTGGAGACCAGCGGCGGCATCTCGTCCGCGCAGGTCACCTCGCTCAACAAGCGACAGCCTGATATCGCGAGCTTCGTCAACATGCAGGGGGGCTCGCTCGTCGCGCTGACGCAGGCCAGCCTCCAGAACGGCTGGGGCTTCTTGCCCATCGCGCTCACCACGCAGCACACGAGCTTCGACAAGGCGTCCCCCACGGCCGATCTCCTCGAGTTCGCGCCGAACGTGACGAGCGCGCTCCTCAGCCATTGCTGTTATCACAACGTCTTCACCGGCCCCGCCGGCTACTCGGGCCTGAAGGTGCTCGCCACCCACGATAGCGGAGGCGCCTACGCGAACATGCCCGTCATCCTGGGCGGCCTCAGCGTCGTGATCACGGCCGAGATCTGCAACGACGGAAAGGACAACGACGGCGACGGCAATGCCGACGGCGCCGACCAGGACTGCTGGGTCTGCGGCGACGGCGACATCGACCCGCCCGAGCAGTGCGACGACGGCAAGGACCCGAACGGCCCGTGCAGCGATTCCTGCACCCTCAACAACCAGCCGCCCGTCGCGGTTTGTCAAGACGTGACGACCTGCAATGACGCGGGCCTCTGCTCCGCCGCCGTCGGCAGCCTCGGCGCAGGCTCGTCCGATCCGAACGGCGACCCGCTCACGATCTCGCAATCGCCCGCCGGACCCTACGCCGTGGGCACGCACAGCGTCCAGGTGTCGGTCTCCGACGGCAGCGCCACCGCGACGTGCGGGGTGACCGTGAACGTGAACGACTGCGAGCCGCCCGCGATCACCTGCCCCGCGTCCTTCTCCGTCGAGTGCGCCAGCAATGGCCAGGCGCCCGTCACGCCGCCGCCCGCGTCGGCCACCGACAACTGCAGCGCCTCGGTCACCGGACCCGCGGCCGGCTCGTTCCCCGTCGGCTCGACCCAGCTCACGTACACCGCGATCGATCCTGCGGGCAACCAGGCGAGCTGCAATGCGACGGTCGAGGTCGTCGACACGACGCCGCCCCAGGTCTCCGTCGGCAACACGCCGACGCTCTGGGCGCCGAACCACAAGCGCGAGGAGGTCAGCCTCGCCGATTGCGGCATCGTCGTGCAGGACGGGTGCGGCGGGACGATCGACCCCGCCACGGCGAACGCCACCATCACCTGCGTGACGTCGGACGAGCCCGTGAACACCCGCGGCGACGGCAATACCGACCCCGATATCGTCATCATCGACGGCGATACCGTGGCGCTGCGCCCGGAGCGCATGGGCAATGGCGACGGCCGCGTCTACCAGATCCATTTCCAGGTGACCGACGCCGCGGGCAACGTGGCCCAGGGGGTCTGCCCGGTCAGCGTGCCGCATGGCCGCAATGGCGAGCCGGCCGTGGACAGCGGCGACACCTACCAGGTGTGCACGCAGTAG
- a CDS encoding sensor histidine kinase — translation MRKILHALGRIRVRLLAVNLVALLVPALGLEFARIHERELLDALERDMSNQAVLVRAFVESSLAGGAGLDNPEHQRVLLSAARRTRTRIRLVDPSGVAVADSHADGPPEGPEPPPPYVLPRPDVPSLDVVREVWVDRGERWPDLAQRPEIQKALAGTKATYTRVRGRQPGVFLFLAEPVRKDGAVRGAVYVARSTRPVLVELYRIRSGLIRVLAVAVLFTGFVTLVLAWSISRPLARLSRASKRIAAGERGVVVPIGGGGEIRELGESFAAMKERLDARMRYISEFAADVAHEFKSPLTSIRGAAELLGEGAADEPEARARFLNNIELDVVRLDRLVSRLLELSRIEASADAMAPVDLPALVTRATERASTPDQPVTLTWEATVDVVLGRATDLETALINLLDNAVRFSPPGEPVEVTVRGGPPSRFIAIDVRDRGPGVPSAIRPRIFDRFFTTDADRDGTGLGLAIVKSVAEAHGGRVLVDSKPGEGSTFTLELPARR, via the coding sequence GTGCGTAAGATCCTGCATGCGCTCGGGCGGATCCGCGTCCGGCTCCTGGCCGTGAACCTCGTCGCGCTGCTCGTGCCCGCGCTCGGCCTCGAGTTCGCGCGCATCCACGAGCGCGAGCTGCTCGACGCGCTCGAGCGCGACATGTCGAACCAGGCCGTGCTGGTGCGCGCGTTCGTCGAGTCGAGCCTCGCGGGCGGCGCTGGCCTCGACAACCCCGAGCATCAGCGTGTGCTCCTTTCGGCGGCCCGGCGCACGCGAACGCGCATCCGGCTCGTCGATCCGAGCGGCGTCGCCGTCGCCGACTCGCACGCCGACGGCCCGCCCGAAGGACCCGAGCCTCCGCCGCCCTACGTGCTGCCGCGCCCCGACGTGCCCAGCCTCGATGTCGTGCGCGAGGTGTGGGTCGACCGCGGCGAGCGGTGGCCGGACCTCGCCCAGCGGCCCGAGATCCAGAAAGCCCTCGCGGGCACGAAGGCCACCTACACGCGCGTGCGCGGGCGGCAGCCTGGCGTGTTCCTCTTCCTCGCCGAGCCCGTCCGAAAAGACGGCGCGGTGCGCGGCGCGGTGTACGTGGCGCGGTCGACGCGTCCGGTCCTCGTCGAGCTTTACCGCATTCGATCGGGCCTCATTCGCGTGCTCGCGGTGGCCGTGCTGTTCACGGGGTTCGTGACGCTCGTGCTCGCGTGGTCGATCTCGCGGCCGCTCGCGCGCCTGTCGCGTGCGTCGAAGCGCATCGCGGCGGGAGAGCGCGGCGTGGTGGTGCCGATCGGGGGCGGCGGGGAGATCCGCGAGCTCGGCGAGTCGTTCGCGGCCATGAAGGAGCGGCTCGACGCGCGGATGCGCTACATCTCCGAGTTCGCGGCCGACGTCGCGCACGAGTTCAAGTCGCCGCTCACCTCGATCCGCGGCGCGGCGGAGCTGCTCGGCGAGGGCGCGGCGGACGAGCCCGAGGCGCGCGCCAGGTTCCTGAACAACATCGAGCTCGACGTGGTGCGGCTCGACAGGCTCGTCTCGCGGCTGCTCGAGCTGTCGCGCATCGAGGCCTCGGCCGATGCGATGGCGCCGGTCGATCTGCCCGCGCTCGTCACGCGCGCGACCGAGCGCGCGAGCACGCCGGATCAGCCCGTCACGCTGACGTGGGAGGCCACGGTGGACGTGGTGCTCGGGCGCGCGACGGATCTCGAGACGGCGCTCATCAACCTGCTCGACAACGCGGTGCGCTTCTCGCCCCCGGGCGAGCCCGTGGAGGTCACGGTGCGCGGCGGGCCGCCCTCGCGCTTCATCGCGATCGACGTGAGGGATCGCGGCCCGGGCGTCCCCTCGGCGATCCGGCCGCGCATCTTCGACAGGTTTTTCACGACAGACGCCGACCGCGACGGCACCGGGCTCGGGCTCGCCATCGTCAAGAGCGTGGCCGAGGCGCACGGCGGGCGGGTGCTCGTCGACAGCAAGCCCGGTGAGGGCTCGACGTTCACGCTCGAGCTGCCCGCCCGCAGATAG